Proteins found in one Brevibacillus brevis genomic segment:
- a CDS encoding SWIM zinc finger family protein, with amino-acid sequence MLQRELTREQAIQLGEQILIAVEGHIIERGYTYFSDGVVFNTRVEQGQYLTSDVQGSEVYHVRLDMETVQNSTCTCPYSRICKHIAATFFQMYSVFENPRTFLTRSQQPRRATFSPHLLIPTYKYSHTAPAQQDTASVSSPLNANSSVKEWWAFFESWTRNLFAAMESYRASSELLSSYQNVLSVAASWPKDRAQLFVIHADLFHLMKLTQYVKTYRQSYWFLDLVQTAERLLDQLEGTLYFADIPALLVDHQDAIEDTLQLTKELKENEATSLYWVFAYQMLWWMLLKKPEWMQEEIHVLDQLINDENSSAAEKEKGLLLRAHFHVMEKEDEAALQIWKRMSRLNLSFYLSYMKSFARNGEWQRFLDWTASLTTLIGQAETQQYRLVIAIWQEAMDQVGRSAECGAKLKQFLPSSYHEYAAYLYEERQFQQWIDLQMSFQVPMADISIMQVKEIEEAEPTLLFPFYLREVNRLIAERNRTAYKEAIKLMKRVRTIYNRANQDARWERYVEQLSAKHNRLRAFQEELRRGNFNL; translated from the coding sequence ATGTTGCAAAGAGAGTTGACTCGGGAACAAGCGATACAGCTAGGCGAGCAAATCCTAATTGCCGTCGAAGGACACATCATTGAACGGGGCTATACGTACTTTTCAGATGGCGTCGTCTTCAATACACGCGTAGAACAAGGCCAATATTTGACGAGTGATGTTCAAGGCTCCGAGGTGTATCATGTTCGCCTCGATATGGAAACGGTTCAAAACAGTACTTGCACCTGCCCTTATTCGCGCATTTGCAAGCATATTGCTGCTACATTTTTTCAGATGTACAGTGTGTTCGAGAATCCTCGTACATTTTTGACCCGCTCCCAACAACCAAGACGAGCTACTTTTTCTCCTCATCTGCTGATTCCTACTTATAAATACAGCCATACCGCTCCTGCTCAACAGGATACAGCGTCTGTTTCCTCTCCGCTAAACGCGAACAGCTCCGTCAAAGAATGGTGGGCATTTTTTGAGAGCTGGACACGCAACTTGTTTGCGGCAATGGAATCGTATCGGGCTTCCTCTGAGTTATTATCGAGCTATCAAAATGTGCTGAGTGTTGCTGCCTCATGGCCGAAGGATCGGGCGCAACTCTTTGTCATTCATGCCGATCTGTTTCATCTCATGAAGCTTACACAATACGTCAAAACGTACCGCCAATCATACTGGTTTCTCGATTTGGTTCAGACCGCCGAGCGGTTATTGGATCAATTAGAAGGGACATTGTACTTTGCAGACATCCCTGCTCTTTTGGTTGACCACCAGGATGCCATCGAAGATACTCTTCAACTGACAAAGGAATTGAAAGAAAACGAAGCTACTTCCCTCTACTGGGTATTCGCCTATCAAATGTTATGGTGGATGCTATTGAAAAAGCCAGAGTGGATGCAAGAAGAGATCCATGTATTGGATCAGCTGATCAACGATGAAAACAGTTCTGCCGCCGAAAAGGAAAAAGGGCTGCTGCTCCGTGCCCACTTTCATGTGATGGAAAAGGAGGACGAAGCTGCTCTACAAATCTGGAAAAGAATGAGCCGCTTGAACCTCTCCTTCTACTTGTCCTATATGAAATCATTCGCTCGCAATGGAGAATGGCAGCGATTTCTCGATTGGACTGCCTCGTTGACGACCTTAATCGGTCAAGCCGAGACACAACAATATCGACTCGTTATCGCCATTTGGCAGGAAGCAATGGACCAAGTGGGCCGATCAGCCGAGTGTGGCGCCAAGCTGAAGCAGTTCTTGCCGAGCAGTTATCACGAATATGCCGCTTATTTATATGAAGAACGACAGTTTCAGCAATGGATTGATTTGCAAATGTCGTTTCAAGTCCCCATGGCAGATATCTCGATCATGCAGGTAAAAGAAATCGAGGAAGCCGAGCCGACACTGCTCTTCCCTTTTTATTTGCGTGAGGTGAACAGACTGATTGCGGAACGGAACCGAACGGCCTACAAAGAAGCCATCAAGCTCATGAAAAGGGTAAGGACGATTTACAACAGAGCAAACCAAGATGCGCGCTGGGAACGATACGTGGAACAATTATCTGCCAAACATAATCGGTTACGTGCTTTTCAAGAAGAGCTAAGGAGAGGAAATTTCAACTTATGA
- a CDS encoding ABC transporter ATP-binding protein, producing the protein MLRRFFSYYRPYRGLFILDFTCAVFVALLELGFPLAVNMVVDQLLPSKDWNMIVWACIGLLALYGLNAGMNYVVTYWGHMLGINIETDMRKKLYDHIQKLSFRFFDNTKTGHLLSRLTNDLMEIGEVAHHGPEDLFIAVMTLIGAFLLMFNINEEMALLTFLVIPLLIFFVVHFNRKMTGAFHRLYGDMADFNARVEDNVGGMRVVQAFANEKFENKRFAENNQRFRITKLLSYKIMAQNISVSYVLMRLVNLFVLICGSWFVIQGELTYGEFVAFLLLTNVFFRPLEKINAIIESYPKGIAGFKRYIEIMDTAPDIADAPDAIQVESLKGDISYKNVSFSYDQESSVLQNIDLNIRAGETIAFVGPSGAGKTTLCSLLPRFYEIDGGSITIDGMDIREITLASLRSQIGIVQQDVFLFSGTIRENIVYGKLNASEEEIWEAARLAKLEEFIRSQPAGLETIIGERGVKLSGGQKQRLAIARMFLKNPPILILDEATSALDTETEAAIQQSLQELSKGRTTLVIAHRLATIKNADRIIVVTEQGITEQGSHDQLLAREGIYSRLYKAQFGTYLDQSNSVFS; encoded by the coding sequence ATGCTTCGCAGATTTTTTTCTTACTATCGGCCTTATCGTGGATTATTCATCCTCGACTTCACGTGTGCAGTTTTTGTTGCTTTGTTGGAGTTGGGATTTCCGCTTGCAGTGAACATGGTTGTCGATCAATTACTTCCAAGCAAGGATTGGAACATGATCGTATGGGCGTGCATTGGCCTTTTGGCTTTGTATGGTCTCAACGCCGGGATGAACTATGTCGTCACGTACTGGGGACATATGCTTGGAATTAACATCGAGACGGATATGCGTAAGAAGCTGTACGACCATATTCAAAAGCTCTCTTTCCGCTTTTTCGATAATACCAAGACGGGGCATCTGCTATCTCGCCTAACGAATGACTTGATGGAGATCGGGGAGGTCGCTCACCACGGTCCGGAAGATTTGTTTATCGCCGTGATGACGCTGATTGGTGCTTTTCTTTTGATGTTCAATATTAATGAAGAAATGGCGCTGCTTACGTTTTTGGTGATTCCGCTCTTGATATTCTTCGTAGTTCACTTCAACCGCAAGATGACGGGTGCGTTCCATCGTCTGTACGGCGACATGGCGGATTTCAACGCACGTGTTGAGGATAACGTAGGCGGAATGCGTGTGGTACAGGCTTTTGCCAATGAGAAATTTGAAAACAAAAGATTTGCAGAGAACAACCAGCGTTTCCGTATCACCAAGCTGTTGTCCTACAAAATCATGGCCCAAAATATTTCCGTCAGTTACGTGCTGATGCGCTTAGTCAATTTGTTCGTCTTGATTTGCGGCAGCTGGTTTGTTATTCAAGGTGAACTGACCTACGGTGAATTTGTCGCTTTCTTGCTGTTAACGAATGTATTTTTCCGTCCGTTGGAGAAAATTAATGCGATTATCGAGAGCTATCCAAAAGGGATTGCCGGTTTTAAGCGCTACATCGAAATCATGGACACAGCACCGGATATTGCGGATGCTCCGGATGCTATCCAGGTAGAGTCGTTGAAGGGCGATATCTCGTACAAGAATGTTTCGTTTAGCTACGACCAAGAGTCTTCTGTTTTGCAAAACATTGATTTGAACATCCGGGCGGGCGAGACCATTGCATTTGTAGGCCCTTCTGGAGCAGGAAAAACCACGCTGTGCAGCCTCTTGCCGAGATTTTATGAGATCGACGGAGGCAGCATCACCATCGATGGAATGGACATTCGCGAAATCACGTTAGCGTCATTGCGCAGCCAAATCGGGATCGTTCAGCAAGATGTGTTCCTCTTTTCAGGGACGATTCGCGAAAATATCGTGTACGGAAAACTAAATGCTTCAGAGGAGGAGATCTGGGAGGCAGCGCGTCTGGCTAAACTAGAAGAGTTTATCCGTTCTCAGCCCGCTGGTCTGGAGACGATCATTGGTGAACGCGGAGTCAAATTGTCCGGTGGTCAAAAACAAAGACTGGCGATTGCGCGCATGTTCTTGAAAAACCCGCCGATCCTGATTTTGGATGAAGCTACCTCTGCACTCGATACCGAAACGGAGGCGGCGATCCAGCAGTCCTTGCAGGAACTGTCCAAAGGACGTACGACATTGGTGATCGCGCACAGATTGGCTACCATTAAAAATGCAGATCGCATTATCGTTGTAACGGAACAAGGCATTACGGAGCAAGGAAGTCATGATCAGCTCTTGGCTCGTGAAGGCATCTATAGCAGACTGTATAAGGCGCAGTTCGGCACATACCTTGATCAGTCAAACAGCGTTTTTTCTTGA
- a CDS encoding YitT family protein: MDAKTVAPITHKRTKKRRIALRALGIIIGALLVAVGLEIFLVPNNIIDGGVTGVSIMASKLTGGSLGIFLFLFNLPFLLIGYKQIGKTFAISTLFGVVVMSLGTSYLHHVPGLTDDLLLSAVFGGIIIGIGVGLVIRAGGSLDGTEIVAILMTRKSPFSVGEMVMFFNIFILGSAGFIFGWDRAMYSLIAYYIAYKMIDITMVGLEQSRSVWIISDYPVEIGDALTARLGRGITYLNGEGGYSGDVKKVIFCVITRLEEAKLKSIVEEIDSSAFLAIGHIHDVSGGRFKKKNIH; encoded by the coding sequence ATGGATGCAAAAACGGTTGCACCGATCACTCATAAACGAACGAAAAAAAGAAGGATCGCACTGAGAGCTCTTGGAATCATCATTGGAGCTCTGTTGGTGGCAGTCGGACTGGAAATCTTTCTGGTTCCCAACAACATCATTGACGGTGGTGTAACCGGTGTTTCCATTATGGCATCAAAGCTGACAGGAGGATCACTCGGAATATTTTTATTCCTTTTTAACCTGCCCTTTTTACTTATTGGCTACAAGCAAATTGGCAAGACATTCGCCATCTCTACGCTGTTCGGTGTCGTCGTGATGTCCCTGGGGACGAGCTACCTTCATCATGTTCCCGGCTTGACGGACGATTTGCTTCTCTCTGCTGTTTTTGGGGGGATCATTATCGGAATCGGTGTGGGACTTGTCATTCGCGCGGGCGGTTCCTTGGATGGAACGGAAATTGTTGCGATCCTGATGACGAGGAAAAGTCCGTTTTCAGTCGGCGAAATGGTCATGTTTTTTAACATTTTTATTCTAGGCAGTGCCGGCTTCATATTTGGATGGGATCGGGCCATGTACTCGTTAATTGCTTATTACATCGCTTATAAAATGATCGATATTACGATGGTCGGACTCGAACAATCCAGATCAGTATGGATTATCAGTGATTATCCAGTCGAAATTGGCGATGCGTTAACGGCGAGACTGGGGAGGGGAATTACCTATTTGAATGGAGAAGGTGGCTACTCCGGGGACGTCAAAAAAGTCATTTTCTGTGTCATCACCCGATTGGAAGAAGCGAAGCTGAAATCCATCGTGGAGGAAATCGATTCCTCTGCATTTTTGGCAATCGGTCATATTCACGATGTTTCTGGTGGACGGTTTAAGAAAAAGAATATTCATTAG
- a CDS encoding Fe-S oxidoreductase codes for MLEWDDDFITQRFDISSKPRPNALFSMKARDLVNLKHMNEVVQIYAPLIKAHELTAAGTYISSWLTSPSLGLLYMISVWNRALTMTLDNMTIELFYEDDYPQFVFVIPAYEIVEAPTSEAERAIWLEECYRAYFRDFLHPLLTTLAKVTGNPEAMLWGQFPTKFNYYTDVFVALVEQDSVKQQVKADYDVLCNQLKGESFGLPKNPFRVKVRWIEDMRDPKAKVRIKNQCCLYYKTGEQKYCYTCPRIKEEERALMRIHT; via the coding sequence ATGCTAGAATGGGATGACGATTTTATTACACAACGGTTTGATATTTCTTCAAAACCGAGACCCAATGCCTTATTTTCGATGAAGGCGAGAGATTTGGTAAACCTGAAACATATGAATGAGGTTGTACAAATCTATGCTCCGCTAATCAAGGCACATGAGCTGACTGCTGCTGGTACTTACATCAGCAGTTGGCTCACGAGCCCTTCACTCGGTCTTTTGTACATGATCTCTGTCTGGAACCGTGCACTTACGATGACGCTGGATAATATGACGATTGAATTGTTTTACGAGGATGACTATCCGCAATTCGTCTTTGTGATCCCGGCATATGAGATCGTAGAAGCGCCTACCAGCGAAGCAGAACGCGCAATCTGGCTCGAGGAATGCTATCGTGCGTATTTCCGAGACTTCCTGCATCCGTTGCTCACGACTCTTGCAAAGGTAACAGGAAACCCCGAAGCGATGCTTTGGGGACAGTTCCCAACCAAGTTCAATTACTATACAGATGTTTTTGTGGCGTTGGTAGAACAGGATAGCGTCAAGCAACAAGTGAAGGCTGATTACGATGTTCTCTGTAATCAGCTGAAAGGCGAGAGCTTTGGATTGCCAAAAAATCCGTTTCGCGTGAAAGTGCGCTGGATCGAGGATATGCGTGACCCCAAAGCGAAAGTGCGGATCAAGAACCAATGCTGTTTGTACTATAAGACGGGGGAGCAAAAGTATTGCTATACCTGTCCGCGGATAAAAGAAGAAGAGCGCGCTCTGATGAGAATTCATACGTAG
- a CDS encoding DEAD/DEAH box helicase produces the protein MKTVTTLVLDGELLADGQFLITGKDTQGTVVDPEELAGTLFAWDEASYYGTFLDKNEHGVLLSPAKALSFFVSPQWLLHRTYSVSTPFEQFTHVAGMIRDTLAQGSIAPDFSSWKKGQIGWRALHTPVDLPEYGHRWLSFIVEESLQGTGEIGRMWEQLLTQYPALYVMGAELSPHLQEQEWLQSIGWLPDTTPFRTCLQIVEAEEHPNDWQLQVYLQNREEPDQLFLIEPHQLTAEGVATARIPADWREHWNRFLTDLAKCKEILPWQKDTQKNQSRFLTRLTNEQAWIFLTSSSLQLVQAGIHVFLPAWWEQVRRVKPKLKAKITTSVGASRQSFLGVSQLMDFEWKLALGPVELSEEEFEELIKQKQRLLKIRGHWVQLTPDLFLQLQEALKKNQAKNGMSLRDVMRMHLAPTVEVEELPEDEYDFDTSLTVEVQLNQHLRELLNQLQETKRIPIMEQPSTFHGTLRNYQLEGSSWLFFLRRFGLGACLADDMGLGKTVQFITYLLHVKQHGPASTPSLLICPTSVIGNWQKELKRFAPSLHVMIHYGNDRQKKEAFLPAIKGADLVITSYALSHLDEQELGMVTWDTICLDEAQNIKNAYTKQASAVRDLKAWHRIALTGTPIENRLSELWSIFDFLNPGYLGSLGEFTQRFVHPIERDQDQQLINQVQRLIQPFLLRRVKTDPNIQLDLPDKNESKEYVPLTTEQGALYETAIQDMFDRMEKASPMERRGLILTTLTRLKQLCDHPALILNEIATTDEASRSHKLERLLELVEDIRQKKERCLIFTQYIEMGNLLQRVLTREGYGPVYFLNGATKKEKRDEMIARFQDSTLPDEERGAIFILSLRAGGTGLNLTEANHVIHVDRWWNPAVENQATDRAHRIGQQRNVHVYKFISLGTIEERIDEMMERKLSLSQQIVGTGESWITELSTEELRDLFTLRHDWLDTKG, from the coding sequence ATGAAGACCGTCACTACATTGGTTCTAGACGGAGAGCTTTTGGCAGACGGACAATTCTTGATTACTGGCAAAGACACGCAAGGAACAGTGGTCGATCCAGAAGAATTGGCAGGAACACTTTTTGCGTGGGATGAGGCATCCTATTACGGAACCTTCCTGGATAAAAACGAGCATGGCGTATTGCTCAGCCCTGCCAAGGCCCTCTCCTTTTTTGTCTCCCCTCAGTGGCTTTTGCATCGGACCTATTCAGTCAGCACGCCATTTGAACAATTTACGCATGTTGCGGGAATGATCCGCGATACACTCGCACAAGGCTCCATTGCCCCTGATTTTTCTTCTTGGAAAAAAGGGCAAATCGGCTGGAGAGCCCTGCACACTCCCGTCGATTTGCCAGAGTACGGACACAGGTGGCTTTCGTTCATCGTGGAGGAATCCTTGCAAGGTACTGGCGAAATTGGACGAATGTGGGAGCAGCTATTGACGCAATATCCGGCTCTTTACGTCATGGGCGCCGAGCTTTCTCCACACCTGCAGGAACAGGAATGGTTGCAATCGATAGGTTGGCTGCCAGATACGACACCGTTTCGCACATGCTTGCAAATCGTTGAGGCCGAGGAGCACCCCAATGACTGGCAACTCCAAGTGTATTTGCAAAATCGTGAAGAGCCCGATCAGTTATTCCTCATTGAGCCACACCAGTTGACGGCTGAGGGAGTAGCCACCGCTCGCATCCCTGCTGACTGGCGTGAGCACTGGAATCGTTTTCTCACGGACCTAGCCAAATGCAAAGAGATTCTTCCTTGGCAAAAAGACACCCAGAAAAATCAAAGCCGTTTTCTCACCCGACTGACGAACGAGCAAGCATGGATCTTTTTGACATCGAGCAGTTTGCAGTTGGTGCAAGCTGGTATTCACGTCTTTTTGCCAGCATGGTGGGAACAAGTGCGTCGGGTAAAACCGAAGCTAAAAGCCAAGATTACAACCTCTGTCGGGGCTAGCAGACAGTCGTTCCTAGGTGTCTCCCAGCTCATGGATTTTGAATGGAAGCTCGCCTTGGGACCTGTAGAGCTCAGCGAAGAGGAATTTGAGGAACTCATTAAACAAAAGCAGCGCCTGTTGAAAATTCGCGGGCATTGGGTGCAATTGACTCCCGATCTATTCTTGCAGCTGCAGGAAGCCCTCAAGAAAAACCAAGCGAAAAACGGCATGTCCCTTCGCGATGTCATGAGAATGCACCTCGCCCCCACTGTAGAGGTTGAGGAGCTACCCGAGGATGAGTACGATTTCGATACTTCCCTAACGGTTGAAGTTCAGCTAAACCAGCATTTGCGAGAGCTGTTGAATCAATTGCAAGAAACGAAGCGCATCCCGATTATGGAGCAGCCATCTACTTTTCACGGGACGTTGCGCAATTATCAGCTAGAGGGCAGTTCGTGGCTGTTCTTTTTACGCCGCTTTGGGTTGGGAGCTTGTCTGGCCGATGACATGGGATTGGGGAAAACGGTTCAATTTATTACGTATTTGCTTCATGTCAAACAACATGGCCCAGCCAGTACTCCTTCTCTCTTAATTTGCCCGACCTCCGTCATAGGAAACTGGCAAAAAGAGCTGAAGCGTTTCGCCCCTTCTCTTCACGTAATGATTCACTATGGCAATGATCGTCAAAAGAAGGAGGCGTTTTTGCCAGCGATCAAGGGAGCGGATCTGGTCATTACCTCCTACGCTCTGTCCCATTTGGATGAGCAGGAGCTAGGAATGGTTACATGGGATACGATATGTCTCGACGAGGCGCAAAATATTAAAAACGCCTATACAAAGCAAGCATCCGCTGTGCGCGATTTGAAAGCATGGCACCGGATCGCTCTCACAGGCACTCCGATCGAAAATCGCCTGAGTGAGCTCTGGTCCATTTTCGACTTCTTGAATCCTGGCTATCTGGGAAGTCTTGGGGAATTTACGCAGCGTTTTGTCCATCCCATCGAACGAGACCAAGACCAGCAGCTCATCAATCAAGTGCAACGACTCATTCAGCCTTTCCTGCTCCGTCGGGTGAAAACCGATCCGAACATTCAGCTCGACTTGCCAGACAAGAATGAGAGCAAGGAATATGTACCGCTGACTACCGAGCAAGGCGCACTTTATGAGACCGCGATTCAAGATATGTTTGATCGTATGGAAAAAGCTTCACCTATGGAACGGCGCGGTCTGATTCTGACGACACTGACACGTCTCAAACAATTGTGTGACCATCCTGCCCTCATTTTGAATGAAATCGCAACAACAGATGAAGCCAGTCGCTCGCACAAATTGGAAAGGCTGTTGGAATTGGTAGAGGATATTCGCCAAAAGAAAGAGCGTTGTCTGATTTTTACCCAATACATCGAAATGGGCAATTTGCTTCAACGAGTGCTGACGCGAGAAGGCTATGGACCTGTCTACTTCCTAAATGGAGCCACAAAGAAAGAAAAACGCGATGAGATGATCGCTCGTTTTCAAGACTCGACACTTCCGGACGAGGAACGCGGGGCCATCTTCATTCTTTCCTTGCGTGCGGGTGGAACTGGCTTGAACTTGACGGAAGCCAACCACGTCATTCACGTAGATCGCTGGTGGAATCCTGCGGTAGAAAATCAGGCTACTGACCGTGCTCATCGCATAGGACAACAGCGCAATGTTCACGTCTACAAATTCATCTCGCTCGGGACAATTGAGGAACGTATTGATGAGATGATGGAGAGAAAGCTATCGTTGAGCCAGCAAATTGTCGGGACGGGCGAAAGCTGGATCACGGAGCTATCCACGGAAGAACTGCGAGACTTGTTCACCCTGCGGCATGATTGGCTAGACACGAAAGGATAG
- a CDS encoding DMT family transporter: MLSISILLVLSSGLAHAVWNLFTKKSENKMAFLWLITLPTTVILLPVLIWELIHVQLTWTLGLFLFLSFFFQGCYTLLISKAYTYGDISQVYPIMRGTGTLLIPFFSAIFFQEYLSVPGWLGVICIVIGVFAISGMIGTDRQVQPVNPLALRYAVAVGLCITGYTLTDKQIVQQLSPFALLEITNFACLIVAGVFVWKKGLVRREWQKNWRTIVLGAVLSPGSYLLFLFAMTLAPLAAIAPIREVSTVFGTLLGVFLLKERQRVWRLSMSLMITIGIISIALWG; this comes from the coding sequence ATGCTATCGATTTCGATTCTGCTCGTACTATCGTCTGGCCTTGCGCACGCAGTCTGGAACCTTTTCACGAAAAAAAGTGAGAACAAAATGGCTTTTCTATGGTTGATTACATTGCCAACAACCGTGATCCTCTTACCTGTTCTCATTTGGGAATTGATACACGTACAACTGACATGGACTTTAGGTCTTTTTCTGTTTCTGTCCTTTTTCTTTCAAGGATGCTATACCTTATTGATTTCAAAGGCGTATACATACGGAGATATCTCACAGGTTTACCCCATCATGAGGGGGACGGGGACGCTTCTCATTCCGTTTTTTAGCGCGATTTTCTTTCAAGAGTATTTATCTGTACCGGGATGGCTGGGGGTCATTTGCATCGTGATCGGAGTCTTTGCCATCAGCGGGATGATTGGCACAGATCGTCAGGTACAACCAGTGAATCCGCTGGCCCTGCGATACGCTGTTGCTGTTGGACTATGCATTACAGGGTATACGTTGACCGACAAGCAAATCGTCCAACAATTATCTCCCTTCGCTTTATTGGAAATAACGAACTTTGCCTGCCTGATTGTCGCTGGGGTCTTCGTTTGGAAGAAGGGACTCGTTCGCCGTGAGTGGCAAAAAAACTGGCGAACGATTGTGCTGGGTGCTGTCCTGTCTCCAGGTTCGTATCTGCTGTTTTTGTTTGCCATGACATTGGCACCACTGGCAGCTATTGCGCCTATTCGTGAGGTAAGTACAGTTTTTGGTACGCTGCTTGGGGTCTTCTTGTTAAAGGAGCGACAACGCGTATGGCGTTTATCCATGTCTTTGATGATCACGATAGGCATTATTTCCATTGCCCTTTGGGGGTAA
- a CDS encoding EAL domain-containing protein encodes MVRIQKMNQKELDRYVRDFQQAVVDQQLSLYYQPLYDLRTGKIIGAEALVRWNHHQKGLLPPEWILLLAEKSGLILLVEEWVIRTACQQNKAWQDAGLPPLVTCVNLSSSTLESDQVGSRIQAILDETNLQPHYLELEFTEDSTRDGERTIEILAELKRIGVKISLDDFGKGYSSIQHLSRFAMNKLKIDQSCVRECMSDVTQATVIKTVMAMARSLGVQVTAEGVETQEQLDFLWQLGCDSAQGFWFSEPMPAEDLARVLKREERFRNSAFLLLNGGQHRALDPYEVDHSERGDVLRKQQPVTESPYRLIAENLSDIIVIINSQGMITYISPAVQSVMAIAPDEVVNRHLLAVLPLETGRLVMQTIRQITMEKQPRLITFSCPDRNGKKITLEAKGTPVIREGHETNQVIFIIRNHTKHVQTEEFLQKIDKLSVIGQMAAGVAHEIRNPVTSIKGFVQLLRRDQWKREYFDIMQAEFHQLESVLREYVFLSRECTEPYESQNLTDLLRQVTRFMQAKLERHHLMLDVKEVEGTRIWCDQNQIQQLFMNLLSNSVESMQDGGTIRIVARHKKSEQVMIKIIDQGCGMAEERLKRLGEPFYSTKEKGTGLGLMICYKIMQAHDGYIHFSSTPNKGTTVEISFPLGKSNPRLDP; translated from the coding sequence GTGGTTCGTATACAGAAAATGAACCAAAAGGAACTGGATCGCTACGTTCGTGATTTTCAGCAAGCGGTTGTCGATCAGCAACTGAGCTTGTATTATCAACCACTTTACGACCTGAGAACAGGCAAAATAATCGGAGCAGAAGCTCTGGTAAGATGGAACCATCATCAAAAAGGGCTGCTGCCCCCGGAATGGATATTGTTGTTAGCAGAAAAGAGCGGGTTGATTCTATTGGTAGAGGAATGGGTAATCAGAACGGCTTGCCAGCAGAACAAAGCTTGGCAGGACGCTGGACTACCACCGCTTGTGACATGTGTGAATCTATCATCCTCTACCTTGGAATCGGACCAGGTGGGTAGCAGGATTCAAGCGATCTTAGATGAAACAAACCTGCAGCCTCACTATTTGGAGCTGGAATTTACCGAGGATTCGACCAGAGATGGGGAGCGTACCATCGAGATTTTAGCAGAACTAAAAAGAATCGGTGTAAAAATTAGCCTGGATGATTTTGGGAAGGGCTATAGCAGCATTCAACATCTATCCCGCTTTGCCATGAACAAACTAAAAATCGATCAATCCTGTGTGAGGGAATGTATGAGCGATGTCACACAGGCGACCGTTATTAAAACTGTCATGGCGATGGCACGAAGTCTAGGCGTGCAAGTAACGGCAGAAGGTGTAGAGACGCAAGAGCAACTGGATTTTCTTTGGCAGCTTGGTTGTGATTCTGCTCAAGGATTTTGGTTTAGTGAGCCCATGCCTGCCGAAGATCTGGCTCGTGTGTTGAAGCGTGAGGAAAGGTTTAGGAACAGTGCTTTTCTATTACTCAATGGTGGACAGCACCGAGCTCTTGATCCATACGAAGTGGACCATAGTGAGCGAGGAGACGTTCTTCGCAAGCAACAACCTGTGACCGAATCACCCTATCGATTGATCGCAGAAAACTTGTCGGATATTATCGTGATCATCAACAGTCAGGGGATGATCACGTATATTTCGCCAGCCGTTCAATCTGTCATGGCAATTGCTCCTGATGAAGTCGTGAATCGACACCTGCTAGCTGTACTACCGCTGGAAACGGGCAGGCTTGTTATGCAAACGATTCGTCAGATCACGATGGAGAAGCAGCCTCGTCTCATTACATTTAGTTGCCCGGACCGGAATGGCAAAAAGATCACGCTGGAGGCAAAAGGCACCCCGGTTATTCGTGAAGGTCATGAGACGAACCAAGTCATCTTTATTATTCGAAATCACACGAAGCACGTGCAAACAGAAGAGTTTTTACAAAAGATAGACAAGCTATCCGTCATTGGGCAAATGGCTGCCGGGGTTGCGCACGAAATACGAAACCCGGTAACTTCCATCAAAGGCTTCGTCCAATTGCTTCGTCGAGACCAATGGAAGCGGGAATACTTTGATATTATGCAGGCTGAATTTCACCAATTAGAGAGTGTCCTGCGAGAATACGTCTTTTTATCAAGAGAGTGCACAGAACCGTACGAATCACAAAATCTAACGGATTTGCTGCGGCAAGTTACACGATTCATGCAAGCAAAGCTAGAGCGTCATCATTTGATGCTGGATGTCAAGGAAGTGGAAGGGACTAGGATTTGGTGCGATCAGAATCAAATTCAACAGCTTTTCATGAACCTTCTGTCGAACTCCGTTGAGTCGATGCAGGATGGTGGGACGATTCGCATCGTGGCAAGGCATAAAAAAAGTGAGCAAGTGATGATTAAAATTATTGATCAAGGCTGCGGTATGGCGGAAGAACGGTTGAAACGATTAGGGGAGCCTTTTTATAGCACAAAAGAAAAGGGGACCGGGCTAGGACTTATGATTTGTTATAAAATCATGCAAGCACACGACGGGTACATCCATTTTTCAAGTACCCCGAATAAAGGAACGACAGTGGAGATTTCCTTTCCACTTGGAAAATCAAACCCAAGGCTCGATCCATAA